The Rosa rugosa chromosome 1, drRosRugo1.1, whole genome shotgun sequence genomic sequence CTGATAGAGGTCCAATGAGAGAATTGGATGACAAGTTTATTCGCAAGATATCTGTAAGTCCCCACAAGGTAGATGGTATGGTGGAATTCAACAAATTGGAACTTAAGGATAGTTCTCTTAGAGATGATGTTAGATTACCCAAGCAGGAAGGTATAGAACCAGAGAGTTGATTCCCATCCAAATACAAAGAAGCTAATTCTTCTAGTTGACAAAGCTCATCTGGAATGTATCCTTGCAATGTGTTATCGTACATACCCAAACCTTGAAGATTATGTAGTCTTCCCATTGAGCTTGGAATTGGCCCGCTCAATTGATTGTCTACCAGGTCTAAAACTATCAAGTTGCTCAAATTCCCAATATCACTGGGGATGTTACCTCTCAAGCTGCAATTTCCTAAACCAAGATATTGGAGTGATGCAGAGAAATTACTGAAGGAAATCGAAAGCTTCGCATTTAATGGATTGCTTGCGAAGACTAACCACCTCAAATTTCTAAGATTTGGCAGACAAGAAAAAATATTAACTTCTGGAGTAGAGGTATCAATGGTCAAATTATTGCTGAACAAGAACAGCCGTTCAAGGTTTGTCAAGAGGCACAGAGTGCTTGGAATAAATCTAGAACCCGAAGCTCAGAAGCATTGGAGATGGATTTGGGGATTACTCCACTGAGGTGATTCCTTCCTGCTGCAAACTCTTCTAGTTTTGGAAGCGCAAGGCCTATGTCTGCTGGGAGGCTACCTGAAAGCTGATTGAGGCCGAGATTTAATGCTGCTATTGTGGAGATATTGAAGATTGAGGAAGGGATATGGCCATTTAGATTATTCTCACCGAGCAACAACCGCTCTAAATTTGGAAGATAACCAAACTCATATGGTATAGTACCTGCAACAATTAATTGGCATTATTAAATACTCGTGTGAGAAGATTttaatcattttattttatgaagGATAGATTAAAGCTGTGgatagttttcttttcttttttttctttaaaaaaaaaaaaaaactggtagTCGATCAATTGTACTCTTTTTTACTTGCTCTGATGGAGCATGGTTTTTAATCAGATCATCTTAACCTCAATattaatgaaatctctatttcgataaaaaataaaattaaaagttgtggaaggtttttttcttttcttttcctgaaCATGGGAAAGTGAGGGGAGAGATCAAATGAAGAGAAAAAGATAGTTGGAGAAAAATTATcaaaaattttagaaaattatatTAAGATTTGTGTAACGTAAAAAGAGTACTATTGGAATACATTAGACTAATGTAAAACATGTATAAATTTGTTAGAACAATATAATATGattatcaaaatataaaatgacCACATCATCTTTTAGATTGATAATTCTATGAACCggtttataaaaatatataatggtaattaaataaatatgcaATTGAGATTATGAATACCTGTTAAGTTGTTGGTGTAAAACGCAATCTTCTTTATCCGAGTTAAGTTCCCAATATCTTTGGGTATTCTTCCACTGAACTTGTTATCCCCCAAATTTAATACGAGAAGTTGTTTGCATTGCCATAACTTGGATGGAAGTGGACCATCAAACTGATTGCTACCCAAATTCAACCCTTGGATATTTGGAAGATGTTGACATATATTGTCGGGAATTCTACCATTCAACTTGTTTCCATAGAAAGTTACTCTAGTCAAAGATGACATGTTGAAGACAACCATAGGAATAGGCCCTTTTAAGGCATTATTTTGCACAAACAACTCTTCAAGCTGATTCAAGGTGCCGATCTCATTTggaatttctgaaaaatcaacACACATTATAGCTTATACAAGATATATGATATACTCTACACTATTTcacaagaattaaaaaaaaaatcaaatatggGGCACGCAAGGTAACTAATATCCAttttaatcaataaaatcaacACACTCTAGCTTACACAAGATATATGATATAGTCTACTAtttcacaaaaataaaattaaaaaattcaaatttggggcATATTGCAGGGTAACTAATTAtctatttaattaaacaaaactGATGGAAGTAATACGTACCTATAAAATTATTATAATCAAGGTTGATTGCCTTCAACGTTGTTAGGTTCCTGATTTCTCTGGAGATTCTACCTGttaataattattaattagaTATTTGCTTACCTTAACAATCTAGGGTATCAAACATATATAATTGAGAAAACTTATAATCATTACCACACATTGATTACTTGGGAATAAATCATGATATATAGGAACAAAATAAAATGATTATTGCACATATGTCAAGtagttccagttaacatcaattGTCTTTATATGGATTAAGTGGCCCAATATAGATGAGTATACGTGATAATTGTAATAAAAGTTGTTTACATTGCGACCATTTGGATGGAACTGGACCGTCAAGTTGGTTATAAGAATAATCCAACTGTTTGAATGCTCAGAATGTTGACATATAGTGTACAGAAGTCTTCCGGTCAAGCTGTTTTCATATAGACTAAAAAATAATCCAAGAAGACATTTTGAAGACAACCATAGGAATTCATAGACCTTTTTAAGGCAATGAAGTTCACTGACAACTTCTCCAGTTGATCTAAAGCGCCAATCTCATTTTGTATTTCTTAAAACTTAACAATTATATATTATAGTTGATCATCTGCACACAAGATGTCTGATTGAAGTTTCAAGTGTATAGGGCATATGCACAATTATTATCTCTTTAATTAATTCAACCAAACCGATTTGTAACATACCTATAAAATTGTTGGCATCAAGGTATATCTCCTACAACGTTGTTAGGTTTCCAATTTCTCTTGCTATGCAATAATCATTAATTAGAAATAAGCGTATCTTATACCTTAACATGCTAGCTATGGTGTTAATAGATTAGGGTTTTAGATAATTTGTTGGTAGGTACATTAGTTTGTACGTACCTGAGAGTTGGTTATGACTGAGATTAAATATTTGAAGAGCAGATAAGTTGAAGATGGCAGCTGGTATAGAACTTGCAAATTGATTACCAAACAACATGAATCCTTGAAGTTTGGACAAGGACCCAAACCATGACGGTATCACTCCCATAAACTTGTTGTATCCCAAGTTAATGAACTTCAACCGGCGCAAGCGAGTCAACTCGTCAGGCAAGGTACCCTGGAAACTGTTATTTTGGATGTCCAGATCAACAAGCAATGATAAGTTCCCTAGCTCAGGAGGAATGGTGCCCACGAGACCAAAGTAAGAGAGGTTCAACTCTGCGACTCGATGATGGCGTGCACCACAAATGACGCCAACCCAGTTGCAAATAGGGGTGGTGGTTGACCAATTGGTGAGGATCATGTTTTGAGGGTCACTGGTGATATGGTCTTTTAGAGCAAGAAGAGCAGACCGGTCTGTGGTGATGTTAAGGTTGGTTTGTGCTGCCATAGTCAAGCAGCTAGCCGCCTCACAACAGATCAAGTATACCAGGAAGAACCAAGTAACTCTCTCCATTGTTTGAATAATAGATATGCAAAGTGTGTGGAATTATTCACTGAGGAGAGTTACAAGAGAAACTGGCTGGAGAtggtttaatatatatatacacacgccACTAATTCAGAGAGATTGCTTACTTTTCGATTAACATATGCAAACTCACAGCACGTGCAAAGACTTGACTACTACACAGACAAATATGATTGACAAGGAAATGTGTGGATCAAAATGTTAATGGATGGAACAATCAATTCAACGGAAGATTGACAAGGAAATGTGTGGATCAAAATGTTAATGGATGGAACAATCAATTCAACGGAAGATTGACAAGGAAATTTGAGGATCAAATTGTTAAAGGATGGAATCGTCAATCCATGAGAAGATTCATAGTAGCTAAACTTCATTTTTGGAGAGTGATGGAAATGCGTTAAAGACAATCTCAGAGACTTGAACAACAAATGAACCCATTTAGGTAGACTTCAGTGCTCTTCTTTGTTGATCAATCGCAGAGAAGTTTCTCCTTAGATGGCCTCTTGATACCAAGTTTTGTAGTGaattagttttcttttctttttttcttttttctgtctttctttcttttcagacTTTTGAGAAATTTATCATCAAAAGTATTAGCCTTCACAATCACTATCTAATCAAAACTGCTTGCATACAGTGCTTATGTATTCTATATGTACACGAAAGACTTGTATTTACAAACTCCAAAAGGAATGTCATCCATATAATGTAACATCGTTTGCATCCAGCTCCAGAAACAATAATAAGCCTCAGCTAAGGTGACGATACTAACCACCACAGTAAAATGAGTTCCAAATGAGGCATTCACCATCGGCAAATCCCAGGTGCCTCCATACGACTTTGAGCAAGTACTTCCTCATACTTAGTAGCATACACAAAACCCCATAACTGCATTACACAGACATAAATCAAATGACTgacacttttctttttctttggagcCAAAGAGCACTGAGTTTATATTATAAATGCACATTCATATTTATGGGTCTAAGCATGCCCTGGAAGGGTGTGGGTGTGTCTGTGTGTctatcaaagagagagagagacattgTGCACACCTCTACTTCTTTCACATCAAAGTCTTCTGAGTTTGCAAGACATGGATTCCCATAGGTTTCTGAAACTGAACTTGATCCACTCAATCTTGCATAAAGATAAAACAATTGAAGAAATTTAGAAAATACAGTAAATTAGATTGGGGGGAAAAAAAGTTGTTCACTAAGGAACATGAAGAGGCAAAGTTCTCACAGATCACTATTCAAATAGAGTGCAAAATGACCACCCCCAccaatagctaaaaagtcagtAGCACACAATGTGAAATAGCGGTTGGCACCTGCGTTTACATTTTATAGTTAATTCCAAAAGATTTAGTAAAAGATATACCATTCAGgtaccccccaaaaaaaaattgataataattaaaaaaaaacttccatACATTGATTTGTTTCTCACAAGACAGTTATTTCATAAATGACAAACATATGCATATTTTAGATGCAAACATTCAAGTTGAGTTATTAAgtagttatttttttttgacgCAACATAGTTGTGCAAGAGAAATTTGAATCATTGCACAATTTATGCCAAAGTTTTAATTTTGCACCTACCCTTTGCTCGAATTTCCTTGCAACTATACATCAAAGAAGCAAGGGGCTAACTGGTGCATTACAAAGGGATAATTTCAAGATAAAAATGATGATCTAAGTTTATtctgcaaaacaaaaacaaaaaagaggatATATACAGGTGTACTTTAGAAGTAGTATCTATGAGTTTATTTTTGCCAGCATCATGGAGTAATAGAAAAGGTATAGTTAAATATTTAGCGGTTACTTGTTATCATGTATTATGCAACTACTCCCATGCAGTATTTTGACAATTCAAAACAATTAAAACTTAAGGTTTTTAATAGTCCCTTAGGTTTGAAGATCAGTGCAGAAAGTAATCACATTATACAACCACTACATCAGAAAATTGAGGTGGTGAAACAAAGATCTTATGATTACATTATGTACAGCTGTACCGAAATCTAAAGCATGattcataaatatatattttgtattgAATACTCTTCTACAAACTTTGAAGGAGCACTTGCTTTACTCCTCAGCATAACCTTTAGTACTTGCAGGATACAAAAAATTTCTCCCAATTCCAAATAATGTTTAGGTGGAAAACATACATTTTTAACACTTAAAGTGGATGACATCTGTAGAACTTACTGCAAGCATAAGTAAGCAGAAGGTATGAAAATTGCTTTCAATATCTCGTACATATATGAAAACCATTTCAAGACATGACAAAAGCTTCCACCTAGGCAGTGACAAATTGATGATAAATCAGAAACTGTGTTGCCTAGGAAGCAAGAAGGATAAATTTGTACCTGTAGGGCGATATATAACAGGATGGCCAGGTGTATTTGTGAAAACAAATGTATCATTTGTTCCCTGTTCAAAACACCAGCGTGAATACATTTATAAAAGGAAATAATTGCTAGATGGATTCACAAGGACGTATTTGCTTCAGCAGGACCTGATACTTCTTGTTGGTTGGTCTTAGAGGTGCCTCCACCAAGCCACCAAAAACTGCACCTTTACGGTCTCCAACAACCTGAAAGAATTTTTAAAGTAGAAAGTGTTTATTCGGGACTGTATGCATTTGTATGAACTAAAGAACCACAAGCCCAAGAGAATTTGAAAAGAGTCCATGACAATGTTTCAAACAAATAATCAAGGCAATTCTTTAATATACTTTACTCAAGGAACTTGATAAATGTTTGTTTGTGTCAAATCCATATTACATTATATTTATACAGTAATAgacaataaataattttattgaaaGAGTTGATTTGAAATATTTTCAAAATGACTGATGCTAACAGTTGCTGAGCTATTACCAGCAAACTGAGGCCAGGCCAAAGCATACTTCTTCTGTATAGGGTTGAAAGTGATATGCCATGCCTCCATGTACTGCAAAACAAGAAGAAATATTGGTGCCATTGTACAATAATTGGTTTGTTATGATAAAGACTAGAACTTTCAAGAGATCTAACTATGAAACTCCAAGTTTCCCCACCTATATAGTAACAACCATCGTCTTCCCTGTACTAGCGCCGGGAGTGAACTGTAAAGAGCAATCCTAGTTTTCTCAGTAAGAAGTAAAGACGGTTCAGAGATGTCTGTTAAATGAACCAAGGCCACAGGCTTTTGTGGTTTCTGCATATGCCTCATCTCAACTCCAGCGAACTCAGAGTCATTCCCATCATCACCTTTTACATCAAGGCTACCCTTCCGCTCTTGACTCCGATACCCACCAAATCTTGCAGCCTGGTACATAGCTTTGCTAAGCGTGTGTTTCCCCTTAGAAAACAAACTTCTCTTCCCACTGTTTGCTTTCACTGCAGAATCAGACAATGAGTTGCTCTTATCCATTTGGTCATCAACCTGTTCATCCGAACTTTTGCTCTTATCTCCCGACTCTGATGACGATAACAGTGAGTAGAGAAATGCAGTAAATGAAGAAGTGTCAGGCCCATCAACTGGATTAGCTGGACTCTCTTCACTCATTGTTCCATTTTGACTTCCTCTGGACCCGTCCACATCTTCCTGCTGACACAAGAATTACACAGTCACAGACTCCATTCTAACAAGAGTTTCACACAGACACAGTCCAAACAAAACTACTTCATCTATACAGCTACGCAAACTCAGAGTCTCATGTTTTACAGTAAGTAACAAAATGACTCCATCATGTAAGTAACAAAATTTTCATGGGcaaaatttcatcaaaaaatTCCTGATAAATAGTATTGATTTTCAGTTATTTATAAACAAATCGAAGAACTGGGTTTTGCACCCACAGCTCCAAAACCTAGAAAAGCCCTAATCTTTGGCACATCAGAGAACTGGGTTTTTTGGCACCCAGTAAAGAACCCTTAAAACCCAGAAAGGGTTTCGAGTAAAGAAAGATAGAGAGCTtacaggaggaggagaaggagagggttTGTCAGAAATGGGGTTGAGCAATCCAGTAGTGATATCAGTCACAAAGTGGGCCGCTTTGCTGCGAAGACTCTTTGGCCTACCCATGTCTCTGATTTTGACGCCCTGCTCAGCTATATATCACTGCTCAGAATCAATTCCCACCACGCATCGCATGGATTTTCACTCTTGTATTTGGGTCTGGTTTAGAAAGATGGGTATGAGATTTTGTACCTAATATTCCAACTTTGTTTTTGTCagtgtttttcttgttttttcctTCACCGGCCGGTTGGGGAAAGGTGGAAGCTTTGTTTGAAAGAGAAGGGGAAGAGTGAGGTCAAAGCTGCTGTCTTTTCAAGCTAGTTGAGGTAAGAAAGTTCGCACCAAATTTGGCCTGTTGTATCAGGTTTCTTATTGCATGTTTCAGTTGTGAAGGTCAACAAGGACTTCATGGCCCAATGGATAAGGCGCTGGTCTACGAAACCAGAGATTCTGGGTTCGATCCCCAGTGAAgtcgtaattttttttttaatgcctCATAATGAAAGTATTCACTTTCGTGTTTATACCAGTGTTTTCTTATTTGGATACTCTGTGTATATAtctcttattttttttggataagATCTATTTCAGTTTTATGAGTGTTTATATTAGATTTGAAGTCATcgatttattttcttatttagaTACTAAGTGTatatctctcttttttttttttttggataaaaataatttttagtTTTATAAGGCAAGTGAATACTAAAGTGTTTATAACAAATTTGAAGTCATCGATTTGTTTCTTATTTGGTTAAGTATATATCTCTtaatttttgaaagaaaaaaaatctatttttaggttatattattttctttgaaaatatatatgtttccTATTAGGTGTCaaattgttcaatcaaatataatCAATTATTTTAGAGGGAGTCTGCTGTTGACGCGCATATAGGTCTTGAAAATAGGTTATCATCTTCTTACGCTTTGGAAGATAGAACAGTTCATTTTTCCAGAAGGCAAAGTAGTGTCTAGGTTGATAATTCACTTATTGCATGTCAAAGTGAACTATCGAGTCAAAAGTTCATTCATAAGTTAGTCGTCTCATTCTGCATGTGTGAGGGTCCTATGAGCTCAATTGGGAATTAAGCATGCTAGAGAATTGAAGTTAAAGAATTTGAGATGAGTGGAAGGGCATATAGAAGCATCGAACAAATTGGTGAAAGGTAGCTCAACCGGCTAGAAAGAGTTTAGCTATATATCTAAGAGGTTGTAAGTTTATCTAGTAATTTGTTTGCTATTTTATACTGTGTGCTTGAGCACTTGACCTTCAAGAGTTAAGGAGTGTTGACGGCCCCTCTAATGGACACACTAAGTAACGATTGCGAAGGTAAATCTCAATATAAATTATGATGGTATATATTGATCCTGCTCAATTCACATCGATGCAAAGATAACTAGAATTACCACATGTTCGAAGACCATTGAAGAAGGAACAATTACATTGAAGAAGGAACAATTATAGGGCGAATTGTCAACGTCCTCTAAGTGTAGGTACATACTCATGTTCAGGCAATGACGTCCTCTTATGCAAAACATTTTCACCACAAGGTCTTGGTGTCTTTGGAACAAACAAATTGCACTACAACAAAACATTGTTTTTTCGAATTTCTTCTTATAAAGAACTTTTTTTGAACAAGGTGTTTAAATttaaggaaaattctacaatgtgttaacgtatgacatgcatacaattgccttaaaagtggtaaaatgagtcctcaaaatagtaatattagtccttaaagtagtaacatgagtccttaaagtggtaaattttcttaattaccacatgagtcctcaaaatagtaatattagtcctcaaagtggtaacatgagtccttaaagtggcaaattttcttaatttaccatatgagtcctcaaaatagtaatattagtcctcaaagtagtaacatgagtccttaaagggGTAAAAATAGtttatgtatgagaaatgttaacataccatagcttttcCCTAAATTTAAATAACAGAACAAACATCGCATCGAGTAAAGTTTGAATATTGTGCCCTCTATTTTCTTCCCAACTCGCCATTTCAATCCGTTTTCCTTATTTCTATATTTCAAGGTTTACCAAATTTTtctttaccaaaaatttcgatTTTGATGGAAATTTCAATACTTTTGATTTATGAAAATTTTGAGCTTTTGTtgaatttctataaatatcggtCAATAATATTAGTACTTACATACTAATTTTAAAGGTATTTTTCAATCTAATCACATATCGGTAAGATCAAACTAcaaaaatttcaacaaaaagttTGCtctgttaaagtaaaatgacaattggaattggtctactcatttcacttcatagtccctttatatagagatagaattacaacggaaatatgaattacattaaatacattgaatgctgattgatctataattgtgctgattgatggtaatcgttgattccttgattccctctccgtcagttgctttgacgaagacacataatctgtttttcctttaacactcccccttgtgccaagtcaaagacgaaatggtgcatgagttgttgcctcactaaaaaccttgccaagtaacaaaaaccctgtgggacaaaaaatacaccttggtctaaggaaaagagcacaacacaccttttacatttgagtatgacatgtgtgtgttagactccccttgacgtctacacctccccctgatacttacattaatcaggggagcttggaaagtcttcgcattcctatgcttttcacatgtttctcaaatatggccttaggcaatgatttggtgaacaaatctgccacattctcctcagaccttacttgattcactggaatcttgaggagagcctgttgttgctgattgtagaaaaactttggcgatatgtgttttgtgttatcacccttgatataacctAGCTTCATCTATTCGATGCAagttgcattatcttcataaatgcaagtaggctcttcagtggtagaactcaaaccactagtctctcgaatatgtgtaatgatagctcttaaccatatacactcacgaaccgcctcatgtagagcaatgatctctgagtggttcgaggaggtagccacaagggtttgcttggttgctctccaagatatcgccgtgttcccaatggtaaatacataaccagtttggaaacgacctttatgtgggtcagagaggtacccaacatcagcaaaaccaacaaaaacgtcatttggcgtttcggtgtagtgagtggcgctttcgccatcaacatttcctttagggattgcagttccatctgcggtccctcttgtctctctgtagggaaaagAACAGTCTCAAGTCAATGGTttcttttaggtatcgaaaattgttcttgataccattccagtgacgctgcgttggagctgagctaaatctagctaacaagttcactgagaatgtaatgtctggtcgagtatattgggctaagtacaataatgcgcctattgcacttagatagagaatttcagctcccaacacctcttcgtcatcttcctttggacgaaatggatctttccttgcatccaaacttcgaccgatcatgggagtgctagcaggatgcgctttgtccatgttatatcgcctgacttttggacatacgcagactggtggattagtattccacaaactcggtgttctagttcaaggcctagacagaatcgagttttcccaagatccttcatctcagattcggatttcaagtagctcgcggtttctct encodes the following:
- the LOC133724764 gene encoding putative receptor-like protein kinase At3g47110 — translated: MAAQTNLNITTDRSALLALKDHITSDPQNMILTNWSTTTPICNWVGVICGARHHRVAELNLSYFGLVGTIPPELGNLSLLVDLDIQNNSFQGTLPDELTRLRRLKFINLGYNKFMGVIPSWFGSLSKLQGFMLFGNQFASSIPAAIFNLSALQIFNLSHNQLSGRISREIRNLTTLKAINLDYNNFIEIPNEIGTLNQLEELFVQNNALKGPIPMVVFNMSSLTRVTFYGNKLNGRIPDNICQHLPNIQGLNLGSNQFDGPLPSKLWQCKQLLVLNLGDNKFSGRIPKDIGNLTRIKKIAFYTNNLTGTIPYEFGYLPNLERLLLGENNLNGHIPSSIFNISTIAALNLGLNQLSGSLPADIGLALPKLEEFIPSTLCLLTNLERLFLFSNNLTIDTSTPEVNIFSCLPNLRNLRWLVFASNPLNAKLSISFSNFSASLQYLGLGNCSLRGNIPSDIGNLSNLIVLDLVDNQLSGPIPSSMGRLHNLQGLGMYDNTLQGYIPDELCQLEELASLYLDGNQLSGSIPSCLGNLTSSLRELSLSSNLLNSTIPSTLWGLTDILRINLSSNSLIGPLSGGVGNLKVAISLDVSYNQLSGSIPSSVGSLLNLVNLSLAHNNLEGLIPSSFATCLSLELLDLSQNSLSGVIPKSLEALSYLKYLNLSFNILQGEIPTGGPFKNFSAESFVSNRGLCGASQFQVPPCKRKTSIAILKYVIPGILSAMLLATSMIWLLMLRRKKNVKAAANSVFTPQDFWRRVSYQELLSATDGFNESNLLGTGGFGSVYKGTLSDGMDIAIKVFNLELEDAFSSFQVECEMLSNVHHRNLVKVITCCSQVDFKGLVLNYMPNGSLEKWLYSQNSSLNIMQRLDIMIDVASALEYLHHGYEVPIVHCDLKPSNILLDDDMVAHVADFGIAKLLGGGDSMTQTMTLATIGYMAPEYGMQGIVTRRGDVYSFGIVVMETFTRRKPTDEIFTGEMRLNQWVANFLVADAIVEVVDASLLGSEEAHDFVSKRECLSSIMRLAVACSAESPEERINMQEAVAMLKTIKIKFSNDCCKRCGGESSSCFVTP
- the LOC133724302 gene encoding uncharacterized protein LOC133724302 isoform X1; protein product: MGRPKSLRSKAAHFVTDITTGLLNPISDKPSPSPPPQEDVDGSRGSQNGTMSEESPANPVDGPDTSSFTAFLYSLLSSSESGDKSKSSDEQVDDQMDKSNSLSDSAVKANSGKRSLFSKGKHTLSKAMYQAARFGGYRSQERKGSLDVKGDDGNDSEFAGVEMRHMQKPQKPVALVHLTDISEPSLLLTEKTRIALYSSLPALVQGRRWLLLYSTWRHGISLSTLYRRSMLWPGLSLLVVGDRKGAVFGGLVEAPLRPTNKKYQGTNDTFVFTNTPGHPVIYRPTGANRYFTLCATDFLAIGGGGHFALYLNSDLLSGSSSVSETYGNPCLANSEDFDVKEVELWGFVYATKYEEVLAQSRMEAPGICRW
- the LOC133724302 gene encoding uncharacterized protein LOC133724302 isoform X2; this translates as MGRPKSLRSKAAHFVTDITTGLLNPISDKPSPSPPPEDVDGSRGSQNGTMSEESPANPVDGPDTSSFTAFLYSLLSSSESGDKSKSSDEQVDDQMDKSNSLSDSAVKANSGKRSLFSKGKHTLSKAMYQAARFGGYRSQERKGSLDVKGDDGNDSEFAGVEMRHMQKPQKPVALVHLTDISEPSLLLTEKTRIALYSSLPALVQGRRWLLLYSTWRHGISLSTLYRRSMLWPGLSLLVVGDRKGAVFGGLVEAPLRPTNKKYQGTNDTFVFTNTPGHPVIYRPTGANRYFTLCATDFLAIGGGGHFALYLNSDLLSGSSSVSETYGNPCLANSEDFDVKEVELWGFVYATKYEEVLAQSRMEAPGICRW
- the LOC133724302 gene encoding uncharacterized protein LOC133724302 isoform X3, with product MGRPKSLRSKAAHFVTDITTGLLNPISDKPSPSPPPQEDVDGSRGSQNGTMSEESPANPVDGPDTSSFTAFLYSLLSSSESGDKSKSSDEQVDDQMDKSNSLSDSAVKANSGKRSLFSKGKHTLSKAMYQAARFGGYRSQERKGSLDVKGDDGNDSEFAGVEMRHMQKPQKPVALVHLTDISEPSLLLTEKTRIALYSSLPALVQGRRWLLLYSTWRHGISLSTLYRRSMLWPGLSLLVVGDRKGAVFGGLVEAPLRPTNKKYQGTNDTFVFTNTPGHPVIYRPTGANRYFTLCATDFLAIGGGGHFALYLNSDLLSGSSSVSETYGNPCLANSEDFDVKEVEV